The DNA segment AGGTATCCGGCAAGGAGATTGGCAGTGCTGCCTGGCTCGCTGCGCTGAAGGGCACGTGCGAAGTCATCGGGGCAAACAGGCTCGGCCCTGGCCTTTGGGGAACGGTGTCCAGCGCCCGCAGTTGACGGGCTGCCCCTGCGGTGTTTGACTATGGCGTATGAACCTTCAAGAAGCCATCGCCGCAATTACCCCCAGTCTGATTGAGATGCGCCGGGACTTTCACCGCCATCCCGAGCTTGCTTTTCAAGAGGTGCGAACGAGCGCCAGGTTGGCCGATTTTTTGCAGGGGCTGGGCCTCGAGGTTACTCGAGGGGTAGCCCAGACGGGTGTGGTGGCACGGCTTAAAGGTGCGAGGCCGGGTAAAACCGTGCTGGTGCGGGCCGACATTGACGCCCTGCCGATACAGGAGGCCTCCGGGGTGGAGTACAGCTCCCAGACGCCCGGTGTAATGCACGCCTGCGGCCACGACGGCCACGCCGCAATTGCCGCCCACGTGGCAGCCGTGCTGGTTCGCTTCAAAGACCAGATTGCCGGTGAGGTGCGATTTGCCTTTCAGCCAGCCGAAGAAATTGTTTCTGGGGCAAAGCCCATGGTGGAGGCGGGCGTGCTGGAAGGGGTGGACTCGGTGGTGGGTCTGCACCTCTATAGCCTGATGCCGACAGGCAAGGTGGGCGTGCGGCCGGGGCCCTCCATGGCTGCCGCCGATGCTTTTACCATCGAGCTGACCGGCAAGGGGGCCCATGCGGCCATGCCCCACGAGGGTGTGGACACGGTGCTGATGGCCGCACAACTCATCGTGGCGCTGCAAAGCCTGGTCAGCCGCGAGACCGACCCCATCCAAACAGCCGTAATCACCATTGCCACGGTTTCTGCTGGCGAGGGAGCACACAACATTATTCCCGAGACTGCCATCCTCAAAGGCACCTTGCGTACCTTCGACCCGACTTTGCGGGAAAAGCTTATACGGCGCATTAACGAGCTTTCGCAAGGCATAGCTGCCGCGATGGGCGGGCGTGCCTCTGTGAACTGGTTACCGGGTTCTCCGGCGGTGGTCAACGACCCCCAGATGGTAGAGCGCTTTCGGCGGGTAGCCCGTGAGGTGGTGGGGGAGAGCGCAGTGCTGGAAGTGCCTCCGGTAATGGGCGGCGATGATATGTCCGAGTTTTTGAACCGCCGGCCGGGCGTGTACTTCTGGCTGGGGGCTGGCGACCCCGACCTGGGCAAAAACCGGCCCCACCACCACCCTGGCTTTTGGATCGACGATACGCGCGCGCTACCACTGGGGGTAGAACTCATTACCCGTACCGTGCTAGATTTCCTGGCATAGGGTGGTCTTCGGAAAGAATGGCCCGACCCCAATCGGGAGAAGGGCTGTGGGTTCGTTTTTGCTGCTGAGAAGCTCGAAAACATGTGCCTGGGCTAGGTAGGCCACATCGCGGCATTTCCTGGTAGGCGCCCCCTTGTTTTCTCGGAGCAGTAAGAATGGTCAAGACCGCGATAGTGGGAGCTACCACAAAAAGCGGCTCTACAGACGGGCACACTAGGATATGCCATTATTGCTGCTGGTTTTGCTTTTGTCCTGGGCAGGGGCGCAGCGCTTACAGGATGTCCCGGCCCGGGATCAGGCGGCAATCCGGGCTGTAATCCTGGCCCAGATGGAAGCCTTTAAACGGGACGATGCTGCGAGGGCTTTTTCCTTTGCCTCACCTGGTATTCGCCAGGCCTTTCAGACCCCGGCGCGCTTTTTGGAGATGGTCAGGTCGTCGTATGCCCAGATTTACCGTCCCCTCAAGGTGACATTTGGTTCGGCACAGCGGTCGGTTGGCGCGCTCATGCAGGTGCGGCAGGTGGTCAACCTGGTGGGCCTCGATGGTCAAAAGGCGGTGGCCTATTACCTGATGGAGCGCCTGGAGGACGGAAGCTGGGTGATTGCTGGCGTGTACCTCGAGCTCGTCACTGACGACCAGACCATCTAATACCGGATTCAAAAAGATAATCTTCAAACAAAAAGCGCTAAGAGGCTATCTTTTTGAATCCTAGAGCACACCCCTCGCTGCGCTCGGCGAAGAAAGCGTATCCCTTCGGTCGGGTTAGTTCGTCACCGTTCGGTGACGAACTAACCGAATCTGGTATAACAGGAAAACCCCTGATCTTCTACATCAGGCGGGCAAAGTGCTGGCCGCCGCTTCCGCCAAAGGCCCAGCCCAGAACGAACCCTACTTGAATGGCCTGGAAACCCATCATCAGGTAAGCTACCCCAGGTATGGAAGCCCTGCTCAATACGGTGGTTCCGGTGGCCTTTATTGTCCTGACGGGCTACCTGGTGGGAAAGCGGATCGACTTCGACCTGCAAACCCTTTCCAAGCTGTCGATATATGTGCTGGTTCCGGTGCTGATATTTGACGCAATGCTCCGGGCCAAGCTGACTGGCGCCAGCGTGCTTGGTATTACCGCCGGCTTTTTTCTGGCATCGCTCGGGCTTTACTTGCTGGCGCTGGGCCTGAGCCGTTGGCTGCGCTTTGAGCAGGGTACAGCCAAGGCTATGATCGCTTCGGCCACCTTTCCCAACTCGGGCAACATGGGCCTATCGCTGACCTTTTTCGCCCTGGGGCAGCCGGGCCTGGATCGGGCCATTGTTTTTTTTATCGCCAGCAGCGTGTTGATGTTTGGCCTGGGGCCTGCGTTTTTGCGCGGGGGCGGTTTTTTGCAAAGCCTCTGGTTCACCCTGAAGCTGCCTCTGTTCTGGGCCCTGGCTGGGGGGTTGCTGGTGCGGGGGTTGAGCATTCCCCTGCCGCTGGGGTTGGGCGAAGGGGTGCACCTCTTAGGCCAGGCCTGCATCCCGGTGATGCTCCTGACCCTGGGCATTCAGATCGCTCGCTCCAAACCGGAGTGGGGCGGTTTTGAGCTTCAGGCCAGCGCTTTGCGCCTGGTGGCCGCCCCCCTGCTGGCGGCCCTGGCAGGGTGGGTTTTGGGGCTAGAGCGGCTCGACATTCAGGTTCTGGTGCTGCAAAGCGCCATGCCCATTGCCGTCAACGCCTTTTTGATGGCAGGGGAATTTGGTGGCGACGGTGTCCGGGCCGCCCGGGCGGTGGTGGCTTCGTCGGTGCTTTCATTTGTAACGATTCCAGTGGTGCTGCTGTTGATTGGGGTGGGCTAGCTCTTTTAGCCGGAAGGAGGGGCTGGAGGGGGCGGAAAAAACGGCGAACCCACCTCGAGCTGCAGCAAGGGGCTATTCTGCACCAGCACCACCAGGCGGTAATAACCATCATCCAGGCGTTCGAAGCGGGCCTGGTAGGTGCCCGGCTTTTCAACCCAGATGGAGCGCTCCTGAAATAGCTGATCGCCTTTGTACCAGCGCAGCTCGAGGTACACCGGCTCGGCCAGGTGCCGCACCGTCAGCCGGGCTACCGCTGCGCTTTCAGCGGGTTCCAGGGTTCCGCTGAGGCTGGTGCGGTTGGGCAGGGTGGCGCGACCCGGGTCGAGCGGCACAAAGGTGTAGCGGCAAGCCGGTAACAGCAGGCCAACTAGTAAAAGCCAATGTAGGAGCTTCATAGTCCTTCACCGGCTGTGACCAGGCTCAAAAGGGCCACCGGCGCGGTTTCGGCCCTCAGGATACGTGGCCCCAGTGTGATGGGGGTGAAACCCCGCTCTTCCAGTAGCTGTATCTCATCGTCGCTGAGGCCCCCTTCTGGGCCGGTCAGCAGGGCGGTGGGCTTCTGGGGGTCCCACACCTCCCGCACCCGGGCCGAGGTTCTGGGCTGGGCTACCAGCCCCTGCGACACTGGGGGAAGCAGTTTGAGCGGCAGGAGTGGCTTTACTTCGGGAACCACGCTGCGCTCGCACTGCTTGGCCGCCTCGAGGGCAATCCGGCGCAGGCGCAGCAGCTTGTTCTCGCTTATCTCCCGCACCACACAGTGCTGGGTCAGGATGGGCACAATGGTGCTGGCTCCCAGCTCGGTGGCGGCCCGCACCACCTCGGCCAGGTGGTCGCCCTTGAGCAGGGCCACATACAGGCTGACAGGGTGTGGGGGCTCTTTGCTGGCCGGCCAGGTTTCTTCCACCTGCAGGCGCACCCAGCCTGGCTCGGTTTGCACCACCCGGGCGCGGCCTTCTGTGCCCTTGCCGTCGAATACCGTGAGCGTGTCGCCCACCCGGGCCCGCAGCACATCCAGCAGGTGGTGGGCCTCCCGTCCGCCCAGCTCGACTTCGGGCTGGATGATGGGAACAAAAGCACGGTGGGGACGCATAGCTCTTTAGCAGGCGGCATAGGTCAGGCAGACCCACTCGCCTTCCTGCCTGCGTGACAGCAGCTCGAAGCGGTTGGCCTCGAGGGCGCTGCGAACGATGGGCTCACGTTCGGCCAGGATGCCGGAGAGGATCAGGGTTCCACAAACCCCAAACAATTCGCGGTACTTTTGGGCAAAATAGGCGTGCAGCTCGGCAAAGAGGTTGGCTACTACCAGGTCGAAGGGGCCTTCTATGTCGTCCAGGCTGCCCTGCTTAAACGAGGCCTCGACCTGGTTGTACCGGGCATTTTCGACGGCCTGGGGGATGACAGTTGGGTCGATGTCTATTCCCAGCGCCTCCGCTCCCAGCAGGGCCGCCCCAATGGCCAGAATGCCCGAACCCGTGCCTAGGTCGAGCACCCGCATCCCGGGCTCGGTTCGCTGGGCCAGGGTTTCCAGGGCCATACGGGTAGTCTCGTGATGGCCGGTGCCAAAGGCCATGCCCGGCTCGATGACAATGCGTTTTTCCTGGCCTTCCCACTCATGCCAGGGGGCCAGCACCACAAAAGGCCCGGCCCGTACCGGCTTCAGGTCGCGCTTGTAGGCCTCGAGCCAGTCGGTATCGGGCAGCTCGAGCCACTCCCCCGGCAGGGGCAGTTCAACCCGCTCGGGAAAATAAGCCCAGACCTCGCCGGGCTTCTCCTCGAGGCCCCTGGCCCCTTGCTCGAACAAAAAGGCCGAGTATAGGTCGAGGGTTTGAAAGTCTCCACGTAAACGAAAAACGTGCATACCATAGTTTACCTGCTGAAGGCTCTTCAACCGCTGGGCACTAAGGTCAGGCGCAGGCTTCCCGCAAGCTTTTCGCCCGGTTCCAGCACCCGCACCCCCGTATTTTCCCAGCCCTGGCTCAACAGGTTGAAGCCATCGGTGGCGTGAGTGACGGGCTCGAGGGCCACGCTTCCATCGGGGGCGGTGAAGACCACCAGGTGCGAGAAGATGGGGTCTGCGCTTAGCTCCATGCGCCAGTCGGAACCGGGCCAGTCCAGGCTTAGCTTTCCATTCCAGCCTGCGAACACGTGGTCCAGCGTGGTCGCGCCGACCGGCCTGGGCTGCGAGAAGTCGAACTCGGGCGGTATGGCCTCGGCAGGCCGGGTGGGGAGGCAGCTGGCATCGGTCAGGTAGATGTGATCGGCCCCGAAGCAGAGCAGGGCCTCGCGAGAGTTGCCCAGGTGGCGCATGAAGTACGGGTGATGCCCAAACCCCGCCGGCATGGGTTCAGTTCCCACATTCACCAACGTCGTCGAGGTTTCAAGGCTATCCCCTTGCAGCCGGTAGGCTACTTCCACCCTGAAGGGGAACGGGAAGTTCAGGTCGTGGAGGCTCGAAGCGTCGAAAGCGCAATGCAGGGTGTGCTCGTTGATGCGCAGTGCGCTCCAGGGCCGCCCGTGTACCTCGCCGTGCAGGGTCTGCCCGTCGGGCCAGTTGGGGCGAAGCTGGTAGGTTTTACCGGCAAACACAAAGCGCCCCTCCCGGATGCGGTTGGAGTAGGGGGCCAGGATGTAGCTCGAGGTGTCGGGGGAGTGCTTTTGCACCAGGGCTGCGGGCGAGGTTGGGCGCAAAATGGGCAGCCAGAATCCCGCTTGGTGGAGCTCGAGGCCCACGATGCTAGCCCCCAGCTCGGGCGCGACGGTCAGGCGGAGTGAGCGGTTTTGCAGAATCTCTAGGTGCATTGGCTTCAGTCTGAAGGTTAGCGGGCAAAAATCCAAGCCCTGGGCACTTTTCAGGCGGGCAATAGCGCGCGAATCTGCCCGACCAGGGCCTCGAGGTAGTCGAAAAACAAAGGGCCGTAGTGGGCCAGCTCGTCGCCCCCGGTAACCACCAAGGGGAAGCACCAACCCCGTTCGGCCAATAGGCGTTGGGCTTTTTCCAGTGGCCTCGAGCGGTGCGGTTTGGGTTCGTATATCACCAGCTCTGGCCCCCGGCGCGCCACCTCGGCCAGATCGGGCTGGAAGTAGCTCTGGGGGTGCTCGGCGAAGATGTTTTGCAGGCCCAGGTAGCGCAGGGCTTCGCCCACATAGCTGCCCCGCCCTACCGTAATGGGGCCGCCCAGGTCGAACTCGAGGTAAACCCGAAGGGGTGGAAGCGCTTTGTAGAGCGCGCCATAGCGCTCTGAAAGACGGGCACACAGCCCGGTGGCCGCCTCAGTTGCCTCCAGCAGGGCCCCCAATACGGCGATGTTCTCCAGGATGCCATAGGGGCTTTGCGGCAGGGGGATTGGGAAGATGGGAAAACCCCGCCGGTGCAGCTCAAAGAGCAGTTCCCGCTGTACGCCGGTGCTGATGAGCACTAGGTCGGGTTTGAGGCTTTCCAGCAGTTCCCAGCGCACCCGGGTATAGCTCGAGACCACCGGCAGGCTCAAGGTAGCGGCAGGGCGGTAACAGAAGGCGCTGCGCCCCACCAACCGCTCGCCCAGGCCCAGGGCAAAGAGGGTCTCGGTGACGTTGGGGGCCAGCGACACAATGCGCTGCGCAGTGTCGGGCAGCTCGAGGGGCCCCAGCCAGTCGTGCACCAGCTTCACCGTTGCACCTCCTCGAGCCAGGCCTCCACCCTGCTGTACAGGGTGTCCAGGTCGGCGTCGTTCCAGATGACCCAGGTGGCCCGACGCACCTTATCCTCTTGCGGGAGCTGGCTCTGGTCGCGGGCCTCGAACTCGGCTTCGGAGAGGCCGCTGCGGGCCATCACCCGGGCTTTGCGTAGGTCAGTGGGGGCGGCCACCACCAGCACCCCGGCAAAATCTTTTTCACGCCCGGTCTCGAACAGCAGAGGAATGTCGTGCACCACCAGGCGGTGCCCCGCTTGACGGGCTTTTTCGGTTTCTTCCCGCATGCGCTGGCGCACGTAGGGGTGGATCAGGGCCTCGAGCCGCCTGCGGGCCTCTGGGTCGCTGAATATCAATCGCCCAAGTGCAGCACGATTGATCTCTCCACCTGAACACGCCTCTGGAAAGGTTTGGCAAATCTCCGACTTCAAGACCAGAGCTCCTTCACGGGCATATTCGTCCGCATCCAGAACCGGCACACCCAACGCCCGCAAACGCTGGGCCACCGTGCTCTTGCCGCTGCCAATGCCTCCGGTAAGACCAATGAGCCGCATCAGGGCCTAGCATACTGCCCTTCTTTATGTAACGCCGAGCGGTGACTTCTTCACCGGCCAGGGCCAAAAACGGTGTCAAACTGGGGCTATGCGATGGTTTTTGGTAGCCGTGTTGACTGCACTGGCAGCCTGTACCGCTAACCCTGGGGTCTCGTACACCCCAGAGGACCATCTATCCTCTTTGAATGCCGTCAACCAGGCCCGTGCCCAGGCCCGTAGCTGCACCACGGATGGCAACACCAAAGCCTACTACCCTGCGCCTGCCCTTACCTGGAACGGCCTGCTGGGCGAGGTGGCCCGCCAGCGGGCGGAACACATCCAGCAGACCGGTCAGTTTAGCCATAAGGAGGGCTCGAGCAACACCTATGCCGTAGCTATCCGAGCCCAGCAGGTGGGCTACAAATACCTTGACATTCGAGAGAACCTGGCCTACAACTACGCCTCCGCTGAGACGGTAGTGGCTGCCTGGTCATCGAGCACCAGCGGCCACTGCAACACCCTCATGGAACCCCATCTGCGCGAGATGGGCATGGTTCGGCGCGGCGACTACTGGGTGCTGGTGGTGGCCCAGCCCCAGCCCTAGCGCCTGCGGCGGCGCTTGCGCTTCGATGAAGAAGCCTTTTCCCCACTTGGCTGGGGGGATGCGCTTGGCGCTTCGCCCCAGGAGCCAAAATAAATTTTCTGAGCATTGACCTTAACCGGCTTCTGGAAACCCCGCCGCTCGTCGGGCGGGCCCACCACCCGCCTCGAGCGGGCCCTGGTATGGGGGGCCGGGCTTTTGGGTTCGGTGGCGACTATCTTGCGCGCTGGCTTGGCGGTCGCAGCCGCCTTGGGCTCCTGGGCGGCTGGTTTTGTGCCCTTCCCACGCTTGCCCCGGCGGCGCTTTTTGCTCTGCTCCTGTTTGGGTGGTTCGGGTGGGGTTTCCGACTGATAAAACTTTTCTGTCGGCACCAGATCAATCTGCCGGGCCGATGGGTTGGCTCCTTCAATTTTTACTTCCATCTCGTCTCCTATTCGAATGCGGCGTTTGGTTCGCAGGCCTTCCAAAGCCAGCAGGTCTTCGATGTACTGGTAGTGGTCGTCCTCGAGGGCCCCTAGCCGAATCATGCCCTCCACCCCGTTCTTGAGGCTCACAAACACCCCGAACCCGGTAACGCCCGAGACCGTGCCCCGGAAGGTCTCGCCTCGGTGCCTTAAGGCCCACAGGCACTGGTAGTACTTGGTCAACTCGCGCTCGGCGTTTTCGGCGGCCCGCTCGCGTTCGGAGGTATGCTCGGCAATTTTAGGAAACCGCTGGCTCCACTCCTCCTTACGGGCCTGGGTAATGCGGCGCTGGAGCAGGGTGCGCAACACCCGGTGCACCACTAGATCGGGATACCGCCGGATGGGGCTGGTGAAGTGCAGATAGTGTTCGGCAGCCAGCCCAAAATGCCCCAGGTTTTCAGCAGCATAGCGGGCCAGGCGCAAAGAGCGCAGCAGCAGGGTCGAGACCACAGGCTCCTCTGGGCGGCCTTCGGCTTGCTTCAGGATGCTTTGCAGGGCCTTGGGGGAGAGCTCGCCTCCCGGCAGGCTGTAGCCCAGCTTACCCAGGGCGGCCACCAGCTTATTGTAGGCCTCTTCGCTGGGGTCCTCGTGGACGCGAAACAGGGTGGGGATGTCTCGCTCGGCCAGGTGCTTGGCCACCACCCGGTTGGCCAGCAGCATCAGCTCTTCGATCAGGCTGCGGGCGCGGGGCTCATTCTGCGGAATCAGGTGCAGGCTGCCGTCCTCGTCTACCTCCACCTTTACCTCGGTGAAGCGAAAATCCAGCGCGCCCTCTTCCAGTCGGCGGGCTTTTAGGGTCTGGGTGAGCCTGAGCAGGAGCTTCAGGTCTTCTTCGAGCCCCGAACTCCTGTCGGGTGGCAAGACCTGGGTTTGTTCGGGGTGCTTTAGCCCCTCGGCAAAGGCCTCGACCTCGGTATAGGTCAGGCGGGCCACGCTGCGGATGACCCCCTCGGCAAAGCGGTAGTCCTTGACCTTGCCCTTGGGCGTGAGCTCGACCAGCACCGAGATGACCAGCCGGTCTTCGTAAGGTTTGAGCGAACAGATGCCGTTGGAAAGCTGCTCGGGCAGCATGGGCAGCACCCGGCCCGGCAGGTACACGCTGGTTGCGCGGGCGTAGGCTTCGTGATCTAGGGGCGAGAACTCTTTCACATAGTGTGAGACATCGGCAATGTGGATTCCCACCCGGTAGTTGCCGTTCGGGAGCTGCTCGATGTGAATCGCGTCGTCGAAGTCTTTGGCATCGGCCCCATCGATGGTAAAGACCCGCAAGGCCCGAAAATCCTCCCGCCGCTCAACTTCTTTTGCGTCCAGATGGGCTATCTTTTGGGCTTCCTCCAGCGCTTCAGGCGGGAATACACTCCTAAGCTCGTACTTGGCGATGATGGCCTCGGTCTCGACCTCGGGGCTATCGCCTTGGCCCAGATAGCCGGCAAACTCGCCGTAAGGCTCCTGGGGCTTGCGCCCGCTGGGGTAGGTGACCCGCACCACCAGACGCGCCCCGCTTTCCAGGCCCTCGAGCCCCTCGGGCTTGAGCTTGAGCGCGGGCAGCCGGGCATCGTCGGGCTTGAGCCAGGCAAACCCCTGCTTGAAGTAGAGCCGTCCCACCACCTGGTGATGGGCCCGCTCGAGCACCTCCACCACCACCCCCCAGGGTTTGCCATCGCGGCCTGGGGGACGCGGCTCGGCGCGTACTCGATCCCCGTGCCAGGCCCCGCCGGTGTGGCCTTTGGGAATGTAAAGGTCGGGTAAGTCGGGGTTGGCCGGGATCACAAACGCAAATCCTGCGGCGTGGGCTTGCAGACGACCCTCGAGGCCCTTTTGCGCTAGCGCCTCGGGAAGCTGGTAGAGTTTGCGCCGTGGCTCGACCACTTTGCCCTCGACTACCAGCAAGTCCAGGGCCTCTTTGGCCTGCTCCTTGTCGAGCCGCAGGCTCCGCACCAGCTCGCGCAGACTAAAGCGCTTTTTGGGGTGCTTTTTGAGATACTCGTAAATCTGCTCAAGCATGATGTTTTTAGGTCGAGAAGTTCGAACTACCGTATCGCACGCTCAGCGCTCCTCGCCTCATCATAAAGCACCCACGCTGGGTTATTCACACATCCCAGGCTAAAGAACGCCCTCGAAGGCCAGCCGGGTAGCGCTCAGGGCCCCCTCCAGCGCCTCCACGCACTGGTCGATGTGGGTTTTTTCCACGATCAAGGGTGGCTCCAGGCGCACCACCTTGGGATTGTTGAGGCCAAAGGCCGTCAGTACCCCGCGGGTAGCCAGCTCGGCCACCACCACCGCGCCGATGTCGGCATCGCTGAACTCGAGGCCCACCAACAAACCCCGCCCCCGCACCTCCTGGATAAACTCGGGGTAGGCCTGCTGCAACCCGGCCAGTTGCCCCATCAGGTAGTGGCCCATTTCCAGGGCGCGGGCGGGTAGATCCTCGCTGAGCGTTACCTCGATAGCCGCCAGTGCCGCCGCTGCTGCCAGCGGGTTGCCCCCAAAGGTGGTGGAGTGAATCAGGGGCTCGGTCTTGTAGATGCTCAGGATTTCCGGGCGGCAGATGGTGGCCGAGATGGGCATCACCCCGCCCCCCAAGGCCTTGGCGCTCACCAGGATGTCGGGCTCTACCCGCTCCCAGTCCACCGCCCAGAGCTTGCCGGTGCGGCCCATACCGGTCTGCACCTCGTCGGCAATCAGCACCACCCCTTTTTCGCGGGTTATACGCCGCACCTCGCGCAGATACCCCTCGGGGGGCACCCGGATGCCCCCCTCGCCCTGGATGGGCTCCACGATCACCGCCGCGGTGTCGGGGCCGATGGCCGCCTCGATGGCCTGGGCATCGCCGTAAGGCACCACCGTTACCCCCGGCACCAGAGGTCGCGCCGGAAGCTGGTAGTGCTCGCGCGGCGTGACCGAGAGGGCCCCCAGGGTTTTGCCGTGGTAGCCCCCCTGGGTGGTGATAAAGCCCGGCTTGCCTGTGTAGAAGCGGGCAAACTTGAGCGCGGCCTCCACCCCCTCGGCGCCGGAGTTGCCGAAGTAGACCATCGAAAGCTCGCCAGGGGTAATCTCGGCCAGCCGGGCGGCCAGCCTGGTGGTGGGCTCGGAAACCAGCACCCGCACCGACATGGGCATTTTGTCGAGCTGGGCCTTGGCTGCCTCCACCACCTTAGGATGCCGGTGGCCCAGCGACAGGGTTCCGTACAGGCCCAGAAAATCCAGGTAGCGCTTGCCTTCGGTGTCCCAGACGTATACCCCTTCGGCGTGGGACTCTACTTTGTCCAGCCCGGTAAAGCGCAAAAGCCCTGCCAGGCCGGGGTTGATGTGTCGTTCGAACTGTTCGAAAAGGGTCATGATCGGTTCTGAGTTTATCACGCTCGAGGCCGCACTGTTTGATGCGCGGTCTGGGGAACTACGCACGCTGTATGTGCTCCACGCGAAGCCTTCACTCTTGTTCTGGGCGACAAGGCGATATTTTGGCCCCAGGCGCGTACGAGCGCGCGCTGCATCCTGCATGATCATCGAGCGCTGCGAAGCCCTGCCGGATGAGTCCCGTCAGATTCTGGGGATTTGCACCAAGCACGAAGCCTCCGAGCGACCTTTTCGGGAGCTTTAGGCTTCAGGTTCGCTTCTTGCGTTTGGTTTTGGCAGCGGGCTGGTGCTCCGGGTGCTCATCCAGCAAAATCACCGAACCCCCCGGAAGCCGACCCTCGCGCAGGATGGCCTCGTAGACCAGGCGCTCGTCGTCGGTGAGCTCGAGGTCCGGGCCGCGTTGCTGGAGCAGGATGCGTGCGGGAATGTAGTTCCAGGGGCCGCCAATGCGGTCGGGTAGGCGCCCGTGTTCCTTGAGGTAGGGCACCACGCCCAGCATGGCGTAGAGTGCCGCCGTAACCTTTAGCTCGCGCTCGCTCCTTGGTTTTTCGCTATTTGGGCTTTTTGCAGCTCCAGCCATGACGCCTCAGCATACGGCCAGCGCTTTTTCAGTTCGGCGGAACCAGGTGCCTAAGCAAAGGCTCGGCAACCGTAGCCGGAATCCGCACCGCCTTACCCTGTGCGTCCTGGCAAAGGTGGCGGGTATAGCCTTCGGCCAGGAGGGTCTGGCCCCTCCAGACCCGGTACTGGTAGCGAAGCGTGCGCGAGGAAGCCTCGCAGAGCCAGACCTCGACCTCCACCCGCTCGCCGAAGCGGGCCGGCTGGCGGTAGATTAGGCCCAGCTCCACCACGGCAAAAGCCAGGCCTTGGGCCTCGATCTGGGGATAGGGCAGGCCGATCTGCTCGAGCCACTCCACCCGCGCGGCCTCGAGCCAGACCACGTAGCTGCTGTGGTGCACCACGCC comes from the Meiothermus cerbereus DSM 11376 genome and includes:
- the rnr gene encoding ribonuclease R, which produces MLEQIYEYLKKHPKKRFSLRELVRSLRLDKEQAKEALDLLVVEGKVVEPRRKLYQLPEALAQKGLEGRLQAHAAGFAFVIPANPDLPDLYIPKGHTGGAWHGDRVRAEPRPPGRDGKPWGVVVEVLERAHHQVVGRLYFKQGFAWLKPDDARLPALKLKPEGLEGLESGARLVVRVTYPSGRKPQEPYGEFAGYLGQGDSPEVETEAIIAKYELRSVFPPEALEEAQKIAHLDAKEVERREDFRALRVFTIDGADAKDFDDAIHIEQLPNGNYRVGIHIADVSHYVKEFSPLDHEAYARATSVYLPGRVLPMLPEQLSNGICSLKPYEDRLVISVLVELTPKGKVKDYRFAEGVIRSVARLTYTEVEAFAEGLKHPEQTQVLPPDRSSGLEEDLKLLLRLTQTLKARRLEEGALDFRFTEVKVEVDEDGSLHLIPQNEPRARSLIEELMLLANRVVAKHLAERDIPTLFRVHEDPSEEAYNKLVAALGKLGYSLPGGELSPKALQSILKQAEGRPEEPVVSTLLLRSLRLARYAAENLGHFGLAAEHYLHFTSPIRRYPDLVVHRVLRTLLQRRITQARKEEWSQRFPKIAEHTSERERAAENAERELTKYYQCLWALRHRGETFRGTVSGVTGFGVFVSLKNGVEGMIRLGALEDDHYQYIEDLLALEGLRTKRRIRIGDEMEVKIEGANPSARQIDLVPTEKFYQSETPPEPPKQEQSKKRRRGKRGKGTKPAAQEPKAAATAKPARKIVATEPKSPAPHTRARSRRVVGPPDERRGFQKPVKVNAQKIYFGSWGEAPSASPQPSGEKASSSKRKRRRRR
- a CDS encoding aspartate aminotransferase family protein, with amino-acid sequence MTLFEQFERHINPGLAGLLRFTGLDKVESHAEGVYVWDTEGKRYLDFLGLYGTLSLGHRHPKVVEAAKAQLDKMPMSVRVLVSEPTTRLAARLAEITPGELSMVYFGNSGAEGVEAALKFARFYTGKPGFITTQGGYHGKTLGALSVTPREHYQLPARPLVPGVTVVPYGDAQAIEAAIGPDTAAVIVEPIQGEGGIRVPPEGYLREVRRITREKGVVLIADEVQTGMGRTGKLWAVDWERVEPDILVSAKALGGGVMPISATICRPEILSIYKTEPLIHSTTFGGNPLAAAAALAAIEVTLSEDLPARALEMGHYLMGQLAGLQQAYPEFIQEVRGRGLLVGLEFSDADIGAVVVAELATRGVLTAFGLNNPKVVRLEPPLIVEKTHIDQCVEALEGALSATRLAFEGVL
- a CDS encoding acyl-CoA thioesterase, whose protein sequence is MRVRLPITVRYAETDAMGVVHHSSYVVWLEAARVEWLEQIGLPYPQIEAQGLAFAVVELGLIYRQPARFGERVEVEVWLCEASSRTLRYQYRVWRGQTLLAEGYTRHLCQDAQGKAVRIPATVAEPLLRHLVPPN